Genomic window (Thiosulfatimonas sediminis):
CTTAGGGAGACACCGTACAAGCCTCCCTAAACCTAAGCTTTTCACTAAGAACCTTTAAATTACAAATTCTTACAGTCAAAACCTTGCTCAATTAACATATCTTTTGTGCCGTTATGGGTTAAGACGGCATAAGAGGCAAGTTCTGGTTTGAAGTATTTGTCAGCCAATAAACGCAATTCATCAATAGTGGTCGAAATAACCCCTTGACGATACGCCATACGCACATCATAACTACGACCATAAAGCTGCTGGTAAAAGGCTTTTTTCATTTCACCCGCCGGAGACCCCGGTTTGTCAATCGACGAAATCACATTCAAAATCGCTTCATCCACTTTTGCTTGTGTTGCTTCAGCAGACATCAACCAATCTTTGGCGCGAGCAAAGTCGTCAAACGTTTCCATCAAGCGTGGATCGCGATACGAATAGAACACAAAACCAGACGCTTCCGCATTAAAACTTGCACCGCCACCATAAGCGCCCCCTTTCTCTCGCACAGCAGTATGTAAAAAGCCATTACGTAAGCAAGCACTTAATACCGCCAATTTCGGCGCATCGACGTGCCCGCTCGGAACAGCCGGATAAGCCATCGCACAGAAATTCACCTGAGTGCTGGTAATCCAAGCCTGCTTAACCGCAGAGCCATCCGCGTGCAACTGGAAACGTTCCGCTAACGGATCGCTTGGAGCCTGTCCCCAACTGCGCTCCAATGCAGCAAGGTTATCTGCCACACCCTGTTCATCGGTAACCAATAAAGCCTGGCGAGGCGCACTCGCAATTTTTTGTGCAATCGTCTCTAACGAATCCGCAATGTGCGCGATCTTCTCCGGTGTATCTTGCAACTCTTGATACAACGCTTTAATCGAACGCACGCCAGCAAAACCGCTACGGGCAAATTTCCAATTGGCAATCGGTGAATAATTTTGCAAGGCCGCCATCATCGCGTAAGAATGGCCACTGCCGGTAATGCCTTGATCTATACCCGCACGAATCTGAGCAAACAGATCACGTAAACGCTGATGTTCACCAAAATTAGGGCGGTGCAACGTATCGTGCAACACTTCACTCATCGCCATGGCATTATGGTTTAATGCCTTGGAACTTAAAATATAGTGGCTGTGTAACTTTTGGCTATCCGTTAGATGGTCTCGCAGTGCCGTACGTGCACTCAAGCCACCAGTTACCGCCGCTTGTAGCGCTTGTGTCTGCAAGTAATCACGGCCGGCAGAACCGATTTCGGTCAGTGCACTGCTAAAAAGCGGCATTAACACTTGCTCTTCTTCGCTTAGGGCCGGCATCTGCATCAACAGTTGCTGATAGCTAATACCGTTACTGCCGCAAACATACTGACTGACGCCAAGCGAACCAACTTGGCGCTCAGTGGCCTGTGGATTTTTGATATCAACGGGAATGTCTTCTTTAGTGACTTCTGGCAACAGACTCGGGTCATCCATCAGCGCTTGGCGCTCCGCTAATGCCAAAGACTGAGCAATAATTTGTTGCTTTTGTTCATCGGTTAATTGCGCTTCAATCTGCGCTAATTTCGCCAGTTCTTCATGCTCTTTTTGTGCTGAAAGCTTACTATCAGGACACATCGTCAAAGTGATGCGGTGTGGATTATCCAACAGCCAAGTTTGAACCAGTTTCGGAATAAATTGCGGATCTTGAATCTCTTGCTCTAGCGCCTTAAGTGCGGCATCGACATCCAACAAGGCAATCGGATCACCGTCATGCATCGCGCCAGCCAATGATTGCAGAATCAACTGCAAACCATAAGGATAAGAATCGCCACCTACTTCTCGCTGCCCTAACTCCAACTGATGCAACATCGCTTGTAAGAGTTCCGGTGCAACACCTTCATTAACGATGCGTTGCAACTCCTCCAAAATCAACTGCTCAATGGCATCGGTATGCTCCGCTTCAGAGCCTTGTACACCCAAAACAAACGCCATCTCTTTATTGGATTCTTCAAACCCACATAACGGTGATGGTGCTTCGGCTAAATCGGTGTCTTCCAATACGCGTCGCATTGGGCAAGAAGAGTTATCCAACAATACGGCAGACAGCAAATGCCCTTTAAGCACTTCCAGAGGATCTTTATTTTCACCTAATAACCAAGCCACATTGATATAGGTATTTTGTGTGTTCTCATCGTCGTCCAAAGCGTAATGACGCAGTACTTTTTTGGGTGCGCTAAAACGTTCTTCTAAGGTGACGCCAATCTTTGCAACCTGCTCTGGAAAACGTGCCAAGGCCAAGTCTTCAAACTG
Coding sequences:
- a CDS encoding insulinase family protein, whose protein sequence is MSSKVHPAFEYLGATEIATLKVNVEHYRHKLTGAEHYHLAADDPQNVFMVALRTVPMDSTGVAHILEHTVLCGSEKYPVRDPFFMMIRRSLNTFMNAFTSSDWTAYPFATENRKDFQNLLQVYLDAVFFPNLDPLDFAQEGHRFEFTEMENPDSQLTYKGVVFNEMKGAMSSPVSTLWQTLTSELYPTSTYHYNSGGEPEAIPDLTYQQLKDFHALHYHPSNSVFMTYGDISAFDHQSQFEDLALARFPEQVAKIGVTLEERFSAPKKVLRHYALDDDENTQNTYINVAWLLGENKDPLEVLKGHLLSAVLLDNSSCPMRRVLEDTDLAEAPSPLCGFEESNKEMAFVLGVQGSEAEHTDAIEQLILEELQRIVNEGVAPELLQAMLHQLELGQREVGGDSYPYGLQLILQSLAGAMHDGDPIALLDVDAALKALEQEIQDPQFIPKLVQTWLLDNPHRITLTMCPDSKLSAQKEHEELAKLAQIEAQLTDEQKQQIIAQSLALAERQALMDDPSLLPEVTKEDIPVDIKNPQATERQVGSLGVSQYVCGSNGISYQQLLMQMPALSEEEQVLMPLFSSALTEIGSAGRDYLQTQALQAAVTGGLSARTALRDHLTDSQKLHSHYILSSKALNHNAMAMSEVLHDTLHRPNFGEHQRLRDLFAQIRAGIDQGITGSGHSYAMMAALQNYSPIANWKFARSGFAGVRSIKALYQELQDTPEKIAHIADSLETIAQKIASAPRQALLVTDEQGVADNLAALERSWGQAPSDPLAERFQLHADGSAVKQAWITSTQVNFCAMAYPAVPSGHVDAPKLAVLSACLRNGFLHTAVREKGGAYGGGASFNAEASGFVFYSYRDPRLMETFDDFARAKDWLMSAEATQAKVDEAILNVISSIDKPGSPAGEMKKAFYQQLYGRSYDVRMAYRQGVISTTIDELRLLADKYFKPELASYAVLTHNGTKDMLIEQGFDCKNL